AAAATTTTGATGTGATTTTTTTGGATGAAATGATGCCTGGCATGACCGGTCTGGAAACCCTGCAGCAGATCAAACAAATCAAACCCCAGATTCCGGTGGTGATGATCACCAAAAGTGAGGAAGAACATATCATGGATGATGCGATCGGGGGCAAAATCGCCGATTACCTGATCAAACCTATTAATCCTAGCCAGATTTTGCTCTCCGTGAAGAAGTTGCTCCAAAATAAGCAACTCATCGATGAACGCACCACCCAGAGCTATCAGCAGGATTTCATGAATATTTCCATGGCTTTTGGAGATGCAGAAGATCATCAGGATTGGGCAGATATCTATCGTAAGCTGACTTATTGGGAAATGCAGATTGATGATACTGAAAATAAAAATATGTTGCCGGTATTGGAATCTCAGAAGATAGAGGCCAACGCCAATTTTGCCAGGTTTATTAAAGACAATTACCTGGACTGGATGCAGGAGAAAAACACCGAGAAACCTCTGCTCTCCAATCAAGTGATGAAGAAGAAGGTGTTTCCTCAGCTCAAGGAAGGTAAGCCACTTTTTTTTATAGTTATTGATAACTTAAGGCTGGATCAATGGGAAGATATTGAGCCGATTTTGACGCCATATTTTAATATAAAAGATAAGGCGAGCTATTACAGCATTTTGCCTACTACTACGGCATTTGCCAGAAATGCACTTTTCAGCGGAATGATGCCTATGGATATGGCGAGGTTTTACCCGAAACTATGGGAGGATGAGGATTCTGATGAGGGCAAAAATAATTTTGAAGACGAATGGTTGAAAATCAATCTGGATAAAAACCGGCTGAATATCCGCTCATCTTATCATAAAATTATCCAGACTCAGCAAGGAAAAAATGCAGTGGAGCAATTCAATAATATGCTTCAAAATGACTTGAATGTGCTGGTTTATAATTTTGTAGATATGGTGTCCCATGCCCGTACCGATATGAAAATGATCCGTGAGCTAGCGCCAGATGAATCAGCGTATAGGTCATTGACTACGAGTTGGTTTGAGCATTCTTCCCTGTTTGAGCTGCTGAAGAAAATCCATGATGCCGGAGCAGAAGTGATTATTACTACGGATCACGGAACCAAGCGGGTGAATAAGCCCTACCGCATCATCGGAGACAAAAATGTAACGACTAATCTGAGGTATAAACAAGGGAAAAACCTGAATTTCGAAGCAGGAAAAGTGTTTGAAATCAAACGCCCTGAAGATGCCAAACTTCCTAGATTGAATGTTTCTTCTACTTACGTATTTGCCGTTGAAGATTATTTCTTTGCATACCCCAATAATTACAATTATTATGTGAACTTCTACAAGGACACCTTCCAGCATGGAGGTGTTTCTCTAGAGGAAATGATCATACCGATCGTTCATTTGTCACCAAAATAATTGAACATTGACCCAGTTCACGTACGAGCTAGATGAAATTGATACAGCCGCTGCAAAGCTAATCGAGGAGGCTGGAGATGAAAAAGTGTGGGTGTTTCAGGGAGACATGGGAGCAGGTAAAACTACCCTGATCAAGGCCTTGGCCCAAGCTTTTTCTATAGCAGATCAGGTAAGCAGTCCCACCTTTGGAATAGTCAATCATTACGAAAATCTAACCGAGCAGGAATTCTACCATTTTGATTTTTACAGACTGGAAGATCCCTCAGAGGCATTGGATATCGGAATAGAAGAGTATTTTTATAGTGGAAACTATTGTTGGCTGGAATGGGCTGAGAAAATCTTTCAGTTTCTGCCTGACGAATTTTTCCTGATCAAAATCATCAATGAATCTCCATCTAAGCGTACGCTGAACCTTCAACACATCAAAGATGCCAGCTGAAATAGATCAACTTTCCGCCGTGGGGCTTATTCCCAAGGAGTCACCTGCCAAAGTGCGCAATAGTGACCGTAATATTACGGTTGGGCTGCCCAAAGAAACCTCTCCACAAGAAAAACGAATAGTAATCACACCTGAGTCGGTAGGCTTGCTGACCAATAACGGGATCAATGTGGTAATGGAGTCAGGAGGTGGATTGCAAGCCAAGTTTAGTGATCAGGATTTTTCTGACGCGGGTGCCAAAGTCACCCGATCCCGAAAGGAAGTGTATGAGTCCGAAATCGTGCTCAAAATCGATCCACCGGCATTGGAAGAAATAGATTATATGAATTCAGGGGCTTGCCTGATTACGGCGCTGCAGCAGGGCAAGCAAAGCAAAGAGTTCATCCAAAAGCTCAATGAAAAAAAAGTTACTGCTGTAGCTTTTGAGTACCTGGAAGATAAAGTAGGAGGAATGCCGGTAGTCCGCGCTATGTCTGAGATCGCCGGAAGCACCGTCATGCTCATCGCATCAGAATACCTGTCCAGCGTCAACGACGGCAAGGGGCTGATCATGGGAGGAGTGACAGGAGTTCCACCCACTCAAGTCGTTATTATAGGTGCTGGAACAGTGGCGGAGTACGCAGCCAGAACCGCATTGGGCTTGGGGGCAAATATCAAGGTTTTTGATAATCATATTTATAAACTTCGTAGGCTGAAGCAGTTGCTCGGGCAGCAGATTTACACTTCTACCATAGATAATTTTAGTCTAAACCAGGCGCTCTCCGAGGCAGATGTGGTTATTGGTGCTTTACGGGCCGAAAAAGGGCGGAACAAAATCGTAGTAAGTGAAGAGATGGTTGCAAATATGATGCATGGGAGCATCATCATCGATGTGGCCATAGATCAGGGAGGATGTATAGAAACCTCCAGAATGACTTCCCATGATGAGCCCGTATATCAGGTGCATGATATTACCCATTATTGTGTGCCCAATATCGCTTCCAGAGTGGCCAGAACAGCCTCTTACTCACTCAGCAATATTTTCACCCCGATTATTTTGCAAATGGCAGACCTAGGAGGAGCTGAAGAAATGATATTCAACTACAAATGGTTTCTCAGAGGGGTCTATACTTACAGAGGAAGCCTGACCAATGCCTATCTAGGCAGGAAATTTGGAATCAGTCACAAGGAATTGCAACTCCTATTGGCTGCGAGGTATTAAGATTTAGGAAAGTAAGTTTTGACGGAGTAAAAACTCCAACTGATCATTGGCTTTGATCAAGGCTTTGGTCAATTTCTCGTTTTCCATTCGGAGCGTATAGATTTCAAATGCATTTTTGATTACCGTACGTAAGTAGTCCTCTTCCCAGGGTTTAGTGAGGTAATGATAAACCTGTCCCTTGTTGATCGCATCGATCACAGCTTGGATATCGGTATAGCCTGTCAGCAGAATCCGGATGGGATTCGGATGGATAGGGATAATGGATTCAAGAAACTCAACACCAGTTTCTTCAGGCATGCGCTGATCTGTGATGATGATCTCAATCTCTTCATTCTCTAGTACTTTCCTGCCTTCTTCAGCATTGATGGCTAGAAAAATCTTGTAGTCTCTACGAAAAGTAGCCTTGAATGCCTGAAGATTGTTCTCTTCATCATCTACATATAGAATTTTTATTTTTTCTTGACTTTGCGCTTCCATTCTACAAATTTGATCAAAAACAATAATTACCGAAGTGAATCCTTCTACTTTTTTAAGAAAATTAGAAAAGAATTTACTCGAAAGCTAATATATTCCTTAACTCCAAAGTACTATTTTGACTTTTCAATATGAAAATAAAAACTAAATAATTGGACTTCATACTGAAAAAATTAACTTTACTCTGCCTTATCACCCCCGATAAATTAACATGGTAATTACGAAAAAGTATGATCCGATAAATCAGTATTATCCAGTAATTTTTAGCATGGAAGAAAGCAGTGATATTTCAGCTGCCAATGAACTATTGGCGAGTGGAAATATCCGCATGATGGATGAGCTGGATAATCAAGTACTTGAGCTAATCAAGGCTCAAAGTCCTTCACAGGATTTCAAAAGTGATGAACTGCGTGAAAAGCTCAGCGACTTTTGGGATACAAATGACAGAGAAACCTACGGCAACTGGGTTTACTACCCTTGGAAATTCTGTATGGTCAGACTGTTGCCCGAGGAGGATTTTATCACGGTAAGAACGCAGCGAAATAAATACAAAATCACCCAAGCTGAGCAAGATGCATTGCGCAAAAAGAAGATTGGGATAATTGGACTTTCCGTAGGTCAAAGTATTGCTTTTTCTATAGCACTAGAAAGATCCTGCGGAGAACTTCGATTGGCTGATTTTGATCACTTGGAGCTGGGGAATATGAACCGAATCAAAGCCGGGGTTACTGACTTGGGTGTAGAAAAAGTGGTGATCGCAGCACGTGAAATTTCAGAAATCGACCCTTATCTGAAACTGAAAGTGTATAGAGAGGGAATCTCCGAAGAAAATATTGCTGAATTTCTCGCAGGAGAGCATCCTTTGGACCTGCTGATCGATGAGTGCGACAGTTTGAATATCAAAATTCTCGCGAGAGAAAAAGCCAGGTCTTTTGGTATTCCTGTGCTCATGGAAACCTCCGACCGGGGAATGCTAGATGTGGAGCGATTTGATTTGCAACCTCATCGTCCAGTATTTCATGGTTTGGTGGGAGACCTGAGTTATGCTTCACTTTCTAATCTCCCAGAGAAGCAGAAAGTGCCTATGGCGCTTAAAATTACCGGTATCAAAACCGTTTCCACTAGGATGAAAGTTTCCCTGCTGGAGGTAAAGCAGACCATTGCCTCCTGGCCTCAATTGGCCTCGGCAGTTTACCTGGGCGGAGCGACAGTGGCTCATGCCAGCAGGAAATTATTGCTTGGTGAAGAAGTCGCTTCGGGTAGGTATTTCGTGGATTTGGACGAACTGCTGCAGCCTCAGCGGGATCCGGTGCTTGGAAACCTTCAAGCGGAGGACAAAACCGAAGCGGATTTTGCCAAATTCCTACCAAAGACTGGAGAAGTTTCAGACTACAAACTGAGTCAGGCTGAGTTGGTAGAGCTACTTTCCAAAGTAAATACGGCTCCGTCGGGAGGGAATTGTCAGCCTTGGAAGTGGATTTTTGACCAGAAGGGAGTGCTGCATTTAATGCATGACAAGTCACGGAGTATTTCCTTACTTGATTTTAAAGGAACAGGCTCGTTGATAGCTTTCGGGGCAGCCCTGGAGATACTACGTATAGTCAGTGCAGAAATGGGGTTAGAGGTTTCTGTGATCAAAAGAATTAAAGAATTTGATGAAACTTTGATCGCGTCCGTACTTTTCCATTCCAGAAAAAGCCAGGCGATTTCGGTTTCAAATGCTGATTTGGCTGAAGGGATAGGTTTACGCTGCACCAATCGAAAAAATGCAGAGCGCGTAATTTTAGGTGATGAGGTATTTGCACAGTTAAAAGCCTATGCTGTGCAAGATGGCTTAACGCTAGAAATATGCCAATCAGCAGAAGAGCTTCGCGAGCTGGCTACTGTACTGGGAGGAATGGACCGACTTCGTATATTGCATGATCAGGGGTATAAGGATTTCATCAATGAAATTCGCTGGACCGAAGAGGAAGCAATTGAAACCAAGGATGGAATCGACCTGGAGACTCTCGAAATGGGGAATGCAGAGCGTGCAGCATTGAATCTGGTTCGGGATCCGGGCACGGTGGAGTTTTTCAGAAAGAATGACCTAGGGTATGGCCTCAGTAAAATTTCCGACCAGACGACCTTGACTTCCTCCGCTGTAATGATGCTACAAGGGGACTTCAGTCCTGAAGGGTACCTCAGGGCAGGTAGCTCACTACAAAAGATATGGACGCGTGCAAACCTGCAAGGATATAGTATTCAGCCTGTTTCGGCATCATTGTTTATTTTTCACAGAGTAGAAAATGAAGAAGATTCTGGATTTACCTCAGCGGAAAAATCGCTTGTTTTGCACTATAAAAAGAAATTGAATAAGGTGTTTACTATTAATGCTAAGCGTAAAGAGCTGTTTATGGTCCGAATAAATAAAGCGGAAGAGACTTCCAAAAGATCATTTAGAAAAGATGTTTCAGATAGTTTAATTATTCTTTGAGGCAATGTTTAAGCTTATTGCATTTCGAGCTATAAATGATCCTGTACGCTGTCAGATGTTCATAGATGGACATAGGCAAGTATTAGAAAGTATAGGGGTCAAAAAAGTAACTTCAGCCGATAATAAGTGGACACAGAATCCAGACGTAATCGTGGTCATAGTAGAATCTATGGAGGATGGTCTGATCTATGGAGGAGCCCGGGTTCACAAGGCTAATTCTGATTTCAAATTACCTATAGAGGAAGCTATAGAGGACCTTGATGAATCTATACGTGATATTATTGCCGAGGATATTGATGCTGGTACGGGAGAGATATGTGGGCTTTGGAACTCTAGGAAAATCACCGGCTTGGGAATAGGAGCGATATTTATGTCCAAAGCCTGCTTGGCTTTGGCTCCCAAACTCGGGCTCACTTCTCTATACGCATTGCTGGCACCCATGACGGTAAAGCTGGGCTATGAGACGGGCTATGAAATATTGACCCAGGTCGGAAATAACGGTACATTTTATTACCCTAAATTAGATTTAGTGGCTACTGCGATGAAATTGTACGATGCGATCAATCTACCTTTGACTTCACCGGAGTTTAGAAAATCAGTTTTCGAAATCAGAAACAATGATCAACTCACAATTGAAGAAAATTACAGAGGACGCAATGTCACTTTAGAATATACCTCTTATATCCAATGAG
This genomic window from Algoriphagus sp. TR-M9 contains:
- the porX gene encoding T9SS response regulator signal transducer PorX; translated protein: MSQKHNILWADDEIDLLKPHILFLEQKGYAITTVNSGVDAVEEVENQNFDVIFLDEMMPGMTGLETLQQIKQIKPQIPVVMITKSEEEHIMDDAIGGKIADYLIKPINPSQILLSVKKLLQNKQLIDERTTQSYQQDFMNISMAFGDAEDHQDWADIYRKLTYWEMQIDDTENKNMLPVLESQKIEANANFARFIKDNYLDWMQEKNTEKPLLSNQVMKKKVFPQLKEGKPLFFIVIDNLRLDQWEDIEPILTPYFNIKDKASYYSILPTTTAFARNALFSGMMPMDMARFYPKLWEDEDSDEGKNNFEDEWLKINLDKNRLNIRSSYHKIIQTQQGKNAVEQFNNMLQNDLNVLVYNFVDMVSHARTDMKMIRELAPDESAYRSLTTSWFEHSSLFELLKKIHDAGAEVIITTDHGTKRVNKPYRIIGDKNVTTNLRYKQGKNLNFEAGKVFEIKRPEDAKLPRLNVSSTYVFAVEDYFFAYPNNYNYYVNFYKDTFQHGGVSLEEMIIPIVHLSPK
- the tsaE gene encoding tRNA (adenosine(37)-N6)-threonylcarbamoyltransferase complex ATPase subunit type 1 TsaE — translated: MTQFTYELDEIDTAAAKLIEEAGDEKVWVFQGDMGAGKTTLIKALAQAFSIADQVSSPTFGIVNHYENLTEQEFYHFDFYRLEDPSEALDIGIEEYFYSGNYCWLEWAEKIFQFLPDEFFLIKIINESPSKRTLNLQHIKDAS
- a CDS encoding alanine dehydrogenase translates to MPAEIDQLSAVGLIPKESPAKVRNSDRNITVGLPKETSPQEKRIVITPESVGLLTNNGINVVMESGGGLQAKFSDQDFSDAGAKVTRSRKEVYESEIVLKIDPPALEEIDYMNSGACLITALQQGKQSKEFIQKLNEKKVTAVAFEYLEDKVGGMPVVRAMSEIAGSTVMLIASEYLSSVNDGKGLIMGGVTGVPPTQVVIIGAGTVAEYAARTALGLGANIKVFDNHIYKLRRLKQLLGQQIYTSTIDNFSLNQALSEADVVIGALRAEKGRNKIVVSEEMVANMMHGSIIIDVAIDQGGCIETSRMTSHDEPVYQVHDITHYCVPNIASRVARTASYSLSNIFTPIILQMADLGGAEEMIFNYKWFLRGVYTYRGSLTNAYLGRKFGISHKELQLLLAARY
- a CDS encoding response regulator, coding for MEAQSQEKIKILYVDDEENNLQAFKATFRRDYKIFLAINAEEGRKVLENEEIEIIITDQRMPEETGVEFLESIIPIHPNPIRILLTGYTDIQAVIDAINKGQVYHYLTKPWEEDYLRTVIKNAFEIYTLRMENEKLTKALIKANDQLEFLLRQNLLS
- a CDS encoding Rv1355c family protein, with product MVITKKYDPINQYYPVIFSMEESSDISAANELLASGNIRMMDELDNQVLELIKAQSPSQDFKSDELREKLSDFWDTNDRETYGNWVYYPWKFCMVRLLPEEDFITVRTQRNKYKITQAEQDALRKKKIGIIGLSVGQSIAFSIALERSCGELRLADFDHLELGNMNRIKAGVTDLGVEKVVIAAREISEIDPYLKLKVYREGISEENIAEFLAGEHPLDLLIDECDSLNIKILAREKARSFGIPVLMETSDRGMLDVERFDLQPHRPVFHGLVGDLSYASLSNLPEKQKVPMALKITGIKTVSTRMKVSLLEVKQTIASWPQLASAVYLGGATVAHASRKLLLGEEVASGRYFVDLDELLQPQRDPVLGNLQAEDKTEADFAKFLPKTGEVSDYKLSQAELVELLSKVNTAPSGGNCQPWKWIFDQKGVLHLMHDKSRSISLLDFKGTGSLIAFGAALEILRIVSAEMGLEVSVIKRIKEFDETLIASVLFHSRKSQAISVSNADLAEGIGLRCTNRKNAERVILGDEVFAQLKAYAVQDGLTLEICQSAEELRELATVLGGMDRLRILHDQGYKDFINEIRWTEEEAIETKDGIDLETLEMGNAERAALNLVRDPGTVEFFRKNDLGYGLSKISDQTTLTSSAVMMLQGDFSPEGYLRAGSSLQKIWTRANLQGYSIQPVSASLFIFHRVENEEDSGFTSAEKSLVLHYKKKLNKVFTINAKRKELFMVRINKAEETSKRSFRKDVSDSLIIL